In Actinomadura citrea, a single window of DNA contains:
- the rplP gene encoding 50S ribosomal protein L16, whose product MLIPRKVKHRKQHHPKRRGMAKGGTRVTFGEYGIQAVESAYVTNRQIEAARIAMTRHIKRGGKVWINIFPDRPLTKKPAETRMGSGKGSVEWWVANVKPGRVLFEISYPNEQVAREALTRAIHKLPMKCKIVKREVGES is encoded by the coding sequence ATGCTGATCCCTCGCAAGGTCAAGCACCGCAAGCAGCACCACCCGAAGCGCCGCGGCATGGCCAAGGGCGGCACGAGGGTGACGTTCGGCGAGTACGGCATCCAGGCCGTCGAGAGCGCGTACGTGACCAACCGGCAGATCGAGGCCGCTCGTATCGCCATGACCCGCCACATCAAGCGTGGCGGCAAGGTCTGGATCAACATCTTCCCGGACCGTCCGCTGACCAAGAAGCCCGCCGAGACCCGCATGGGCTCCGGCAAGGGTTCCGTGGAGTGGTGGGTGGCCAACGTCAAGCCGGGCCGCGTGCTGTTCGAGATCTCCTACCCGAACGAGCAGGTCGCTCGGGAGGCGCTCACCCGCGCGATCCACAAGCTGCCGATGAAGTGCAAGATCGTCAAGCGAGAGGTGGGTGAGTCCTGA
- the rplV gene encoding 50S ribosomal protein L22, with product MEARAQARFIRVTPRKARRVVDLIRGLPAAEAQAVLRFAPQAAGEPVGKVLASAIANAEHNFKLDSGTLVVSRAWVDEGPTLKRFRPRAQGRAYRINKRTSHITVVVESRDDAVAASGGGKKTRRAR from the coding sequence ATGGAAGCCAGGGCCCAGGCGCGGTTCATCCGCGTCACGCCCAGGAAGGCCCGCCGCGTGGTGGACCTCATCCGCGGCCTGCCTGCCGCGGAGGCTCAGGCGGTGCTGCGGTTCGCCCCCCAGGCAGCCGGTGAGCCGGTGGGCAAGGTGCTGGCGAGTGCCATCGCCAACGCCGAGCACAACTTCAAGCTCGACTCGGGCACGCTCGTCGTCAGTCGCGCGTGGGTGGACGAGGGGCCGACGCTGAAGCGTTTCCGCCCCCGCGCCCAGGGCCGGGCTTACCGCATCAACAAGCGCACGAGCCACATCACCGTGGTCGTGGAGTCGCGAGACGACGCTGTGGCCGCGTCCGGCGGCGGTAAGAAGACGAGGAGGGCCCGGTAG
- the rpsC gene encoding 30S ribosomal protein S3, with protein sequence MGQKINPHGFRLGITTDHKSVWFADKLYKDYVKEDVQIRRMLQKGMDRAGISKVEIERTRDRVEVNIHTARPGIVIGRRGAEAERLRGDLEKLTGKQVRLNILEVKNPEIDAQLVAQGVAEQLSSRVAFRRAMRKAIQSAMKSGAKGIKVQCGGRLGGAEMSRSEFYREGQVPLHTLRADIDYGFYEARTTFGRIGVKVWIYKGEAAQTRAEREQQAAQQRAAGGGGGRERRGERRGGGRGGRGGRGGAGGAGGGGGRGGEQKQQQGSEQPAPTAEAAPQGEGS encoded by the coding sequence GTGGGTCAGAAGATCAACCCGCACGGGTTCCGGCTCGGCATCACCACCGATCACAAGTCCGTGTGGTTCGCCGACAAGCTCTACAAGGACTACGTCAAGGAAGACGTCCAGATCCGGCGCATGCTGCAGAAGGGCATGGACCGGGCGGGCATCTCCAAGGTGGAGATCGAGCGGACCCGTGACCGCGTCGAGGTCAACATTCACACCGCCCGGCCGGGCATCGTCATCGGCCGTCGCGGCGCGGAGGCAGAGCGCCTGCGCGGCGACCTGGAGAAGCTGACCGGCAAGCAGGTCCGGCTGAACATCCTCGAGGTCAAGAACCCCGAGATCGACGCGCAGCTCGTCGCGCAGGGCGTGGCCGAGCAGCTGTCCAGCCGCGTCGCGTTCCGCCGTGCCATGCGCAAGGCGATCCAGTCCGCGATGAAGTCCGGTGCCAAGGGCATCAAGGTCCAGTGCGGCGGCCGCCTCGGCGGCGCCGAGATGTCGCGGTCGGAGTTCTACCGCGAGGGCCAGGTCCCGCTGCACACGCTGCGCGCCGACATCGACTACGGGTTCTACGAGGCCCGGACGACGTTCGGCCGCATCGGCGTCAAGGTGTGGATCTACAAGGGCGAGGCCGCGCAGACGCGCGCCGAGCGCGAGCAGCAGGCCGCGCAGCAGCGCGCCGCGGGCGGCGGCGGTGGCCGTGAGCGTCGCGGTGAGCGTCGTGGCGGCGGCCGTGGTGGCCGTGGTGGCCGTGGCGGCGCCGGTGGCGCCGGTGGCGGCGGCGGTCGCGGCGGCGAGCAGAAGCAGCAGCAGGGTTCCGAGCAGCCGGCGCCGACCGCCGAGGCTGCTCCGCAGGGTGAGGGGAGCTGA
- the rpsQ gene encoding 30S ribosomal protein S17, with translation MTEQQTEQRSSRKILEGLVVSDKMDKTVVVSVEDRVKHPKYHKVIRRTKNYKAHDEANECGVGDRVRLMETRPLSATKRWRVVEILEKAK, from the coding sequence ATGACCGAGCAGCAGACCGAGCAGCGGAGCAGCCGCAAGATCCTTGAGGGTCTCGTGGTCAGCGACAAGATGGACAAGACCGTGGTCGTGTCCGTCGAGGACCGCGTGAAGCACCCCAAGTACCACAAGGTGATCCGCCGCACGAAGAACTACAAGGCGCACGACGAGGCCAACGAGTGCGGCGTCGGCGACCGTGTCCGTCTCATGGAGACCCGCCCGCTGTCGGCCACCAAGCGGTGGCGCGTGGTGGAGATCCTCGAGAAGGCCAAGTAG
- the rplN gene encoding 50S ribosomal protein L14 has translation MIQQESRLKVADNTGAKEILCIRVLGGSGRRYAGVGDIIVATVKDALPGAGVKKGDVVKAVVVRTRKERRRPDGSYIRFDENAAVLIKDGGDPRGTRIFGPVGRELREKKFMRIISLAPEVL, from the coding sequence GTGATCCAGCAGGAGTCGCGACTCAAGGTCGCCGACAACACGGGTGCGAAGGAGATCCTTTGCATCCGGGTTCTCGGCGGCTCGGGTCGGCGCTACGCGGGAGTCGGCGACATCATCGTCGCGACGGTGAAGGACGCCCTTCCCGGCGCCGGCGTGAAGAAGGGTGACGTCGTCAAGGCGGTCGTCGTGCGCACCCGCAAGGAGCGCCGGCGCCCGGACGGCTCCTACATCCGCTTCGACGAGAACGCCGCCGTCCTCATCAAGGACGGCGGCGACCCCCGCGGCACCCGTATCTTCGGCCCGGTGGGCCGCGAACTGCGCGAGAAGAAGTTCATGCGCATCATCTCGCTCGCGCCGGAGGTGCTCTGA
- the rplX gene encoding 50S ribosomal protein L24: protein MKIRKGDEVIVIAGKDKGATGKVLRVIPREERVVVEGVNLITKNIKADQQRAGKESGRVTVEAPLHVSNVAIVEDGKPARVGYRTNDDGTKVRISRRSGKEI from the coding sequence ATGAAGATCCGTAAGGGCGACGAGGTCATCGTCATCGCCGGCAAGGACAAGGGCGCGACGGGCAAGGTCCTGCGCGTCATCCCGCGCGAGGAGCGGGTCGTCGTCGAGGGCGTCAACCTCATCACCAAGAACATCAAGGCCGACCAGCAGCGTGCCGGCAAGGAGAGCGGTCGCGTCACGGTCGAGGCGCCGCTGCACGTCAGCAACGTCGCGATCGTCGAGGACGGCAAGCCGGCCCGGGTCGGTTACCGCACCAACGACGACGGCACGAAGGTTCGGATCTCGCGCCGTAGCGGTAAGGAGATCTGA
- the rpsS gene encoding 30S ribosomal protein S19 encodes MPRSLKKGPFVDDHLIKKVDVQNEKGTKNVIKTWSRRSMIVPDMIGHTIAVHDGRKHVPVFITDSMVGHKLGEFAPTRTFRSHVKEDRRSRRG; translated from the coding sequence ATGCCACGTAGCCTGAAGAAGGGCCCGTTCGTGGACGACCACCTCATCAAGAAGGTGGACGTCCAGAACGAGAAGGGCACCAAGAACGTCATCAAGACGTGGTCGCGGCGCTCCATGATCGTGCCGGACATGATCGGTCACACGATCGCCGTGCACGACGGCCGCAAGCACGTCCCGGTGTTCATCACCGACTCGATGGTGGGACACAAGCTCGGCGAGTTCGCGCCGACGCGTACGTTCCGCAGCCACGTCAAGGAAGACCGCCGCAGCCGCCGAGGCTGA
- the rpmC gene encoding 50S ribosomal protein L29, whose translation MAKGLTADDLRTEPEDVLVTKLKEAKEELFNLRFQAATGQLESHGRLRTVKREIARIYTVMRERELGIVTVEDAAEGNE comes from the coding sequence ATGGCCAAGGGTCTTACCGCCGACGACCTGCGGACCGAGCCCGAGGACGTCCTGGTCACCAAGCTCAAGGAGGCCAAGGAGGAGCTGTTCAACCTCCGCTTCCAGGCCGCGACCGGCCAGCTTGAAAGCCACGGGCGGCTGCGCACCGTCAAGCGCGAGATCGCTCGCATCTACACCGTGATGCGGGAGCGCGAGCTCGGCATCGTGACGGTCGAGGACGCCGCGGAGGGCAACGAATGA